One window from the genome of Toxotes jaculatrix isolate fToxJac2 chromosome 17, fToxJac2.pri, whole genome shotgun sequence encodes:
- the LOC121197030 gene encoding 14-3-3 protein beta/alpha-1-like — translation MDRTDLIQKAKLAEQAERYDDMADCMREVTEKGGELSNEERNLLSVAYKNVVGARRSAWRVMSTIGLKTEGCEKKQQLVKDYREKVEKELQDICNSVLKLLDNYLIGNSTNPESKVFYLKMKGDYYRYLAEVASGDDKSKTIENSQQAYQEAFDISKTEMDPTHPIRLGLALNFSVFYYEILNSPEKACELAKKAFDDAIAELDQLNEESYKDSTLIMQLLRDNLTLWTSDNAPEEGDGGEGGEGGENEN, via the exons ATGGATAGAACGGATCTTATTCAGAAGGCCAAGCTGGCGGAGCAGGCTGAGCGCTACGACGACATGGCAGATTGCATGAGGGAGGTTACGGAGAAGGGAGGCGAGCTGTCAAACGAGGAGAGGAACCTGCTGTCCGTCGCCTACAAAAACGTGGTTGGGGCGAGGCGGTCCGCATGGAGGGTGATGTCCACCATCGGACTGAAGACCGAGGGGTGCGAGAAGAAGCAGCAGTTGGTCAAGGATTATCGGGAGAAGGTGGAGAAGGAGCTGCAAGACATCTGCAACAGCGTTTTG AAACTGCTGGATAATTATTTAATTGGAAACTCCACAAATCCTGAGAGCAAAGTCTTCTATTTAAAGATGAAGGGGGACTACTATAGATACCTTGCTGAAGTTGCCTCTGGAGACGACAAATCaa AGACCATTGAAAACTCACAGCAAGCGTACCAGGAAGCATTTGACATCAGCAAGACCGAGATGGACCCCACACATCCCATCCGCTTGGGCTTGGCCCTTAACTTCTCCGTCTTCTACTATGAGATCCTCAACTCCCCAGAAAAAGCGTGCGAATTGGCCAAAAAG GCATTTGATGATGCCATTGCAGAGCTCGACCAGCTTAATGAGGAGTCGTACAAAGACAGCACTCTTATCATGCAGCTCCTCAGAGACAACCTGACA TTATGGACATCAGACAACGCTCCTGAGGAGGGTGATGgcggagaaggaggagagggcgGCGAGAATGAGAACTAA